TTTCTTACGGGTCAGTAACCAATAATCAAAAATAGGTTTTGCAAGTTGTGCTGCTGAACCACCATGACGACCATTTTCCCAAACAATCGCAACGGCAATCTGAGGTTTATCGGCAGGGGCGAAGCCAACGAATAAACCATGGTCGAGTTGGCGTTCTGTTAAGAGGGATTCGTTGTATTTTTTACCTTGGGCGATACTCTTGACCTGAGCAGTACCTGTTTTACCGGCAATTAAATACATCGGTGTACGAATACCTTTACCCGTACCAGATTGTACGACATCAACCATTGCATCGTGCATTTTTGACCAATCTTCAGCTGTGCCATTAAATTGGATTTTGCCATCAGGCGCATTATGCGGTTTAAAGGCTTTAGCACCTTTGGTATCACGGAGTACATGTGGAGTGACATGCGAGCCTTTGTTGGCAGTAATCGCAGTTGCCATTGCCAGCTGTAATGGTGTTGCGGTGAAAGCCCCTTGACCGATACTTACAGAAATGGTTTCACCCCGAAGCCATTTACTGTTGCGGGTACGCATTTTCCATTCAGGGCTTGGATATAAACCACTACTTTCGCTTGGTAAATCGACACCGGTTTTTTCACCAAAACCGAATTGACGCATCCATGTGTTCATCTTTTCAATACCCATGCGGTAGGACAAGATATAGAAGAAAGTATCGCAAGAAACCACCTGAGATTTGTGTAAGTTCACTGCACCATGACCGGTTTTTTTATGGTCACGGAAACGGTGGCTATCCCCAGGAAGTGAGAAATAACCGGGATCGGCAATGGCAGTGCCCCAATCAATCAAGTTGTAGTGAATACCACCTAAGCCAAACATCGGTTTAATGGTCGAACCCGGTGGGTAAGCCCCTTGCACAGCACGGTTATACAAGGGTTGATCAAGGTTATCACGTAAGTATGAATAATCTTTGGTGCTAATACCGGTCACAAATAAGTTCGGGTTGAAACTTGGACTGGAAACAAGTGAAAGAATTTCACCTGTGTTTGGATCCATCGCGATAATGGCACCACGACGACCGGCTAACTGCTCAGAGGCAATCATTTGTAGACCGTAATCTAAAGATAGGAATAGATCATTACCACGAACAGGATCTTTACGGCCTAAGTGGCGTAGGACATTACCATGGGCATCGGCTTCTACAGACTCATTACCCGGCACACCATGCAGAATATCTTCATAAGATTTTTCTACCCCGATTTTACCAATCAGGTTAGTACCGGCATATAAATCTTTATCAATACTTTTTAATTCTTTGTCATTGATACGACCGACATAACCAATTACATGTGCAAACAATTCACCATGCGGATAGTAACGGGTCATTTGTGTATCAATTTTTACCCCTGGAAATTGGTGCTTAATTTCACTAAAACGGGCAATATCAT
This window of the Acinetobacter sp. NCu2D-2 genome carries:
- the mrdA gene encoding penicillin-binding protein 2; amino-acid sequence: MKQHFPLKNGQEEKRIYRNRVVFSIITVIVLMLLLVSRYAYLQIFNYQTFTTASDQNRIRLQPLAPARGYIYDRNGILLADNYPVFSATLSRADVEDIDDTLRRLVPVLELTQEDIDRFKSRIKTSKKTERVAIKLNLTENDIARFSEIKHQFPGVKIDTQMTRYYPHGELFAHVIGYVGRINDKELKSIDKDLYAGTNLIGKIGVEKSYEDILHGVPGNESVEADAHGNVLRHLGRKDPVRGNDLFLSLDYGLQMIASEQLAGRRGAIIAMDPNTGEILSLVSSPSFNPNLFVTGISTKDYSYLRDNLDQPLYNRAVQGAYPPGSTIKPMFGLGGIHYNLIDWGTAIADPGYFSLPGDSHRFRDHKKTGHGAVNLHKSQVVSCDTFFYILSYRMGIEKMNTWMRQFGFGEKTGVDLPSESSGLYPSPEWKMRTRNSKWLRGETISVSIGQGAFTATPLQLAMATAITANKGSHVTPHVLRDTKGAKAFKPHNAPDGKIQFNGTAEDWSKMHDAMVDVVQSGTGKGIRTPMYLIAGKTGTAQVKSIAQGKKYNESLLTERQLDHGLFVGFAPADKPQIAVAIVWENGRHGGSAAQLAKPIFDYWLLTRKKNPIVPSGQQISGGLMTAGIKPGELPSGSGILSPDAATPHNQNSASHSNQSNQSNSNGSRANAASSAQAVERD